The Mycteria americana isolate JAX WOST 10 ecotype Jacksonville Zoo and Gardens chromosome 2, USCA_MyAme_1.0, whole genome shotgun sequence genome contains the following window.
CATGATTACAAAAATGTACATTTTGACAATTTAACACTTTCAGCTGTAATGCTTTTGTATTCCTATTCATAAATAATATGCAAATCATTAAAAAGCCCCttataaaaatacatcttttttttttggtatgtctGCTTGTAccaaaacaagaataaaatatagACAAGTTTATTGATAGCTGTAAAAGCTACTGTTGATGCAAAAGAGGTAATAATACCCTGCTCTCAGGCATTATAACATTTCCCCATGTGGAGCAGAACCAAATGTAAAATAggcaaattatttcattcagtggaaaaagtttaataaatatttgatatACAGGTTTTGATGAGATGAAATTGATGTATGTATCAAGCCTTCTTAATTAAAAGCTACAAATTACTGAACAAAACTGAACTCAGAAAaactttcaagaaacaaaactgttttaataCAGAACTCAGGTGTTtgtctttataaatatatatacatatacatacaaataaaagaaCCGTAAGGGATAAAACAGCTTTCCTGTACACAAAGGAACAGAGCGGTCTCCGTGCACTGTAAGCATTGCCATTTAGTTGCCTCATGCAACTGCTTCAGCTCCTGCAGACCCTGTTCACATTTTTGTTACTGGCTTGATTTTCTCTTGTAGGAGTTCAAAAACACAACTGCCTGTCCCCATAGCGCTAACataaggaaaggaaaggctttgcttctcaataaaaccccactttttttcagtgcagctgTATGCCTATGGGATGGTAAGATTTCCACAAATATCTTGCAAGATCtgcaatataattttaatatttgttcGAATTAAGGTCCCTcattttagaaatattcaaaacacaaTTGATTCTTCTAGAAATGAGAACTGGGCAAAATGTTCCCTAGAATAAAGTAAATCTCATTTAGTCATCCCAGACAGACTGCTTCAAACATTGAGGTCTAAACTAAAGATAGCAATCTTATGCAAAGAGATTAATATATACAGAGGATAAAACATGTATACAGACTGCTAAATGTACATAATGCATAGAAAATTACTATCTTCTGAAAAGGCAGTGTTTGTGAACGTATTCTGTGCACAGCCTTCTCAGATGAATTGCAAAGGAAATCTTGATATCTCTTGGCAGGTAATGTTGAAATCAGCCCTCAAAGGATTTACAAGTTGACAAAAACCATAGGCAGCTACCGAGTCTAACTCTATTGCATGTTACTTGTTAATTAATATTGCCCTTTTTAGGTTTGGGAAAGCTTGTGTACTTTCCTCAGTTATAAAGCAGATCTTCCATTCACTGGCACAGTATTCTTTTGTGTGGGGGTCGGTTCATACCCCCCCTGCCCGTGTAACATTTCTTAAGCTTCAGCTATCAGCGCTGAGTGCAACCAGCCTAATTTCAGGGGTCTGAAGTAAGTACAGCTGCTTGCTCTGCCCATCCCTGGAGGGAGGTGTTCCAGCAACCGGGGAAGCCACATGTGATTTGAAGCAGCTACGCAGAGGCCCCAGTTTACATCCTCCCGTCCTAGGCAGCCCCAAGTCAATGCACGTTTAATATCCCAGAATATAAGCTGTGGGACCCTGGAGTTGCTTCCTGTGTGAGTCATCCTGCCTAGCTAGAGACAGGCGAGGGAAAAGCAGTAATTGCTTTAGGAACTGGAGTTTAACCCATCCAGAGATGTCAGAGTAAACCTTTAGGCTAACAATGAAAAACCCAGCATTACCGTTGCCGCCTTTGTCATGCAGTCTAAGCTTTTTTGTCTGACAACCCTCAAATATGACATTTTTCCCCCAGACAgtatagcaaaatattttatggtttttatGGCTGACTGGTGGTGAAGTGAGCTGTAACGGGAAAGCAAAATGTTTACACAATAAACCCATAAATCATTTTGTAATCATTAACAAGCATTCTCAAAATCTTACTGCTGCCAATTAGAAACCTAATTCACTGGAACTGGTCACTCACTATattatacaaaggaaaaaaaaaaaagtcattggtCCTTCACATTCTGAAGAGGGGGATGTGATAGTAGCGGTCGTCCTCGGTCAGGAGAGAAATTTCATTCCATTCCCTTCGGTATTCATCTGGATAGTTTACTTGAAATTCCTCAGTATTAAACCTATGCAGTCTGTAAACTCTTATCTTTACTTCAAGTAAGTATCCAAGAAGAAACAGTTCAACCTAAAGATGAAAGAAGTCTataagacatttatttttagacttaaaaaactaaacagaagATAATCGAAGTTAAGGCAAGTCACCTAGACTCAAAACAGTAGACAAGGAATAAAAGGGGCCCTTTTGTAAATGaagtaagaaaattaaaagttggAGGCTATTCTCAGTGTTCCAACAGTCCTTCCACTGCTCTTCTGCATGTAGAGGATATTCTGGTTAATGCTTGACACTTTGGATACATCCCTCTTCCACTGGACACGATACATCACCTGCTCCCAAAGCCAGCTCACAGCTTAGCGGGGAGCACGAAGGGACTAGCTATTACTAAAAGATTGATACATCTTGAAAAATGGGAAGCCTGCCACCTTGTGATCACTTGCTACATGAGGGAAATATaatagtaaaaggaaaaaaatatccttgttCTTCATGTATATGAAACTTGAGAACTGGCATCTTTATTGACACTTCTTGCAAAGGATTGTTTAATCtggaaaaatgctttggaaaaagctCATGTGCTTCGGCACAGCCAGACAGAGCAGAACTCATCCAATTATAATCAAACTGCTCCTGAAGGTGACTGCAACGTGTAACAGCTGACTTGATAACTGAAATTgattatacaaaataatttcaccCATTGGAAAGTGAAACTATTTGCAGAGTGGCAGTGTGGAGCTTAGATGTCAGTACTTAACTCCTCACTAAATATAAAATTGAAAGACAAATCTTAACATATAAAGGTGAACAATTAGTAGAGTTCTCATTATGTGCTCTTAAGAGACATTAGATCTAATGGGAaccaaagagaggggaaaaaataagtgcTGATAGAGGGTTTGGCATGGTGGAACAGATAGAAGAAGTGAAACAACAGGTCAAATGTGCataatctaaaattattttacgTATCAAAGGTATCATTGTTCTAAACTATGTCTCATTTATAGcttgcagcatttattttgggCCCAGCAAGAAAACCATCCACCCCATTTTACTCTACtacagtttttttcctggaagacaaATGACTATCCTCAGTTCACTTCCCCACATCCCAATGAAAAAAATGAGCTAGCTATCACGGATGATGTATGATATATTCACCTAATCACTTCAGAGATGATATAAGTTTTGtgatgtatttttcatttatatcatTACCTGGTCTAGGCAAATAGAGTCACCTATGGAGTTCAGATGATTCATCATGAAACTCAAAGGGTCAGATGAAGAATCACGAGCAAGGAGAAGGCTAAAAAGATTGTGCATGGGTTCTTCCCTGTTCTTTATCTGCTCATAGGCTTCGACAACTTCGTAGAGCATGATGAATTTTATGGCCTCATATAGTTTGTGCTCCTTGCTCTCATCAGAAAACAGTGTATTACACAGGTTTCCTCTTTCTTCATGATCTTTAGTAGCACTTATTTCAGTCCACTGGAAAGCACACAGAAGAATATTAATCAAATTATTAAGAATTCTATTTAATATGAAAGATTCCAAAACAGGAACAATTGCCAGTCTGTACTATACCGTTACTGTGGCCAAATGGTGGTGCAAATAAGCGGGTGGCTCTTTGGGATCCGCAGTGAAATTTGAAGCCTTAcacatttcagtttccatttacCCAGCTGAACTTATTTGCTACAGACAGCTCCAAGCATCTGGATGCTAATGATAGTCTATGAGACATCAAATGTAATTCCCCTGTACAAAAGCCACTCTCCATCACCACAGAAAATCCAGGTATCGCTGTCAGGAAAGAGTCTGACAGGAGCGTAACCACCAAAAGGACCTCAGAAAGTTACAGGAAATCTGTGTGGGTGCATCAGACATACACACTAGGCCGTAAGCAAAGGTTAGATTAAGTGATGACTCCTGACCTGTTTGTAACTTACAGCTTCCAAAATTGAGTGATTTTCCTCTATAATACCCTTTACATTAAAGTTATCCTAGCTTCAATTCTTTAGATGCTGAGCCCAATTCAGAAGCATGTCAATTAAAAGGAACCTATACAAACTGGACAAGCCAGCATGGTGTTATGAACTGTACACACTTGTACGTCTTTAGCGTGTTCTGCTTCATGAGGTCAAGATAAGTTGGCTGCACAAGAAGGGACATGACAAGGACATGCATGGGACATGAATGGGGTAGGAATTTCTCATTCTGCTCACGGGTGATAATGAGAGCTCCTGAGCTCTCTGTTGCTCTGGAGGGGTCAAAAGCCAGTGCTCACACCCAGAAAATGGGCTGTCCAGGAGACAATGTTGGACTGGGTATCAAATCAGAAAGCTTAAAGCACCCAGTCCTGAACACAGTGGCTAAAAAGAGTCATCTGGAACGGAGGCTTTTTTTGGGATCACAATAAGAGATGATGCTCAGTGACTGGGATTCAAATGAATTTCAGTTAATTCTGTGcttgtattatttatatattgaAGGGGCCATAAACTGGGAAGTGCAACAACAAAAACCTAATTTAGCCATCAATAATAATAAATCGAGAAACAGATCCCCCATCTCTTCATGCACTCCTGAAGACTTTCCCTACAGGTTAAAAATGAGACCAAGTGGATGAACTGCCCCTCTGCCAGAGGACCTCTACTACCCAAGTGAAAAGCCTGTCCTGAGTGTAAAGCACCTACTAACCAACACGGCCCAGGCACAACAGcatctgcaggcagcagcccacCAGATGATGACGGagctgggaaaggcagcagagaggcAAACGTCTCCAGCTTACCCAACAACCAGGCACTCTTCTGTGGCTTGGTCAATGGAGGCAACTCTGGAGTGAGGCCCAGACTCATGAGTTTGGGGTGCGTAGCAAGCCTCTTGAAAAAAAAGTGTGCAGATATATGACTAATATTCCTTGAAAGGCTTAAAATACCTTTGGCAGTAACGACTCCCTGCCACCCCTGTATCTTAAAACCATAGCTGGAGCAGACGTGCATCTATAAGCCTCAGACACTAAGTAATATTTACTAAATCTGGCTATTCGAACTCTGTGGAAACACACAAGGTTTCCTAGAGTATCAGCTAAATAAAGAAGTAAGCAGACAGTTAAATACAGCAGAACCCGAACTCCTAGTGCTCGCTCTTTAGCACTTTTCACACTACTAAATCTACCATAAAACCCTGTTAGTGAAAATAGGCAAAAATCCCTCTCACTGGCCAAACTGCATctttataaacataaaataaagttGGGAGCTAGACCTCGTGCCCAGTAACAGCATAATGCATAACACAGCTGCTCTGCAACAATTTGTTAATTGTACAGATTAGTTCACCGTGCTGACTTGAAACTTTCTTCTGTACAAACATCCAGTTTAAATGCTTCATGCTAAGGAACTAACTTCAACTTACAAAGAATTacaacaagataaaaataaaagcctaaCCACCCAACACTGGCAAACGCAAAGAGCAACCAGAACAAAATGATAACGGCAGGCGAGAAGTACCAGGCACGTCTCAAGACGACAGGCAGTTGTCACTGTGGCGCAGCAAGGTTGCAGGCAAGGGACAAGGACCAGATCTCTATTTTGATTCCCTCTTTTTATTACTAATGCTTTGTTTCTAGAGCTAAATCAGTCTATTTGTggcttgttgtttttctttaactaaCAATTACTGTCACTGAAAATAGGGTTTAAAAAAGTTGTGGCTCATATACACAGGGCCAATAAAAGGAACTAGCTTAAATGTGTACCAGTAAAATAAGCTGTTGTGGCTGTGGTAAGACAACCCAGAATCCTAAGGTGTATTGTAGAATTAAAAACGACAGTTTAAGGTCTGATATACTGGATAATGGATGCCTTCAGAGAAGCATTTCAACCCAGTCTTGGCCAAAACCCCGGAGTCCAGCAAATACCAGTATCTTTGATGGCTGTGACCCAGGAGAGCACACAAAGCAACTGCCCAGCAGGAGctggatggggaggagaggggtggtGGTGTGCTAGGATCAGCTTGTGGCAAAGCAAATAGGAACAGTCCACAGCTTATGCAACTGCAGACATGCAGAAACCCCAGAGGAGCTCAAGGAAGGTGCAAGGTCTTGTCAGGCTGAATTTTTATCTGTTTCAAAAAGGCTTTGGGGCTATTAAAACTCCCAAAGTTTCAAATATGTAAGTAAGAGTTAGACTTCTGGTCGGGAACGCAAACAATCTGGatctgctgagcagagggggcAGTGAGGCTGACAGGTCTATGTAATCAAGTGCTTCAGGTCACAGAGAGAAATTATAGTAAAACTGGATAAATACAACGTTtcatggagagaggagcagaggaaagacaATAGtttgagaagaaaatgcatgATTCATTTGTTCCCTCCCATCTGGGGAGGGAATCCAGGAGGATCTCATACAGCATGCTGTTGTTTTTAATCGAAATGATGAGGTGTTGCAGGAGCCACTTGATGGCAAGGGCAACTAACCACGTAGCAGCTAACAGCTGTGGGGAGGACGGCCTCCCTAACTTTCAGGGGGTCCTAGTGAGGGGGAAAGCATTAACCTAGTAGATCCCCAAAAGCTGGATTCCCCTGCAGGAGAGGCGATGGCCTGCTCAGCAGCTCAGCGCTATGAACCTGGGAGGGAGGCTGACTGCCACAGAAATACGTAACAAGGAGCAGTTCCCTAACTCTGTCTCGACTCATTTCTCAGGGCTTCTATTCCCCCATCCATTTCCTAAATACTCACATTTGTCTTTAATGTCTCCATACATTTGCGCAATTTACCAAAGGCATTGGGACCCGTGTATCTTTCTGGCCCAAAACTGTATTGCTGAATCCAGTTGCAACCTTGAGAGTACAAAAGCTTttcagggagctggggagggggaaaaaagaaaaaagctaattaaGTAGAGATCATAACCATAACAAGAAGTAGAATATAAAGTTATATAAACTTGTCTACACACATTTTAATTTACGATGTGGTTCTGTCCTCTGGTTGTACAgttcaaacaacaacaaaaaaatgggCTTCAGGACAACTCGTATGTTAAGAAGGAGACTCCATTTGACTGCCAAGTCCttaagaaacttttaaaacagGGCCagccaaaaaagaagaaaatatgctCTCAGCAAAATATATAACCCACACTCTGGAAAAGCTGGATACATCCGAACTCAGTGAGGTTTTTAGGATTACAGACACCTTCCGGTTTGCACACAcgtcccacaggcagcagctatAGCTGCCCACCTCCCCGCTGCTGTCTTCTGCCGGAGCTCCGGGAGCCCAGGGCAGGattcctgctgctccagcaaCACGCTCAGCAGCTCCCAAGCAAGCCACTGGACTTTGCACGGATGTGGACGAGGAGGATCCAAATATCCTTTTGTGTTAAGGAGACATCTAGCAGGGTGGCAGTAACATTTAtccatccacttttttttttttttttttttttaccatttagCCTCACGTTCACTTCAGTACGTTTAGATCAGGGACACTTTTTCAATTAAGTGTAGTTCAAAGAGTTTGAAAAACTTCTCTTTAAATTGCCCTCTACTTCCATATCAGACATGTCAGTTTTCACATTGAACAAAGCTTCCTTCTGCAGTGCAAGGTCACCTGAATCATGTTCATTTAGGAAATGAATTTTACCTTTAATATATCTTTCTCCTTCATCCATGATGGAAAAGGAATGCCTTGGCTGAATATCTGAAAAAGCACTGCTCTTAGTACACAATAGTTGTCCCTCCTGACTTGTCGCAGATATTTGATATGATAGCTCCAAAACAATTCTTCATATGCCtagaaaaagaccaaaaaaatttaGCAATAAACATTTTAGATCTCGGACCATGTTGAATTGGAATCCAATTCCAAACTACTCATAAGAGGGGGCTAGGGGAAAGAGCGAGTATATTTATAAGTTTTATATACACAAAAATGTTCTAACTTCATAGGTTCTGTAAACACCTTACACTGGCACTGCCCCTTAAGAGTGATTCTGCACTCTCTCCAAACCCAGCGACTTCCTCCAGTCTCTGCACTGTTGCTGGTGTAAACGTTCACATGGTCAACCAAAGCAGAACCCATCAGTGAAGACTTCTTTGCCATAATAGCTTTAACCCCGACCACTTCACAACGTGTGCCAACAcatgggaaggagcagcaaaagGGCAGGAACCGGCGTCTGGAGGAAACTCCTTTTGGCAGAAACATCTTCTTGCACTGACCTGAACCCGTCATGCAACGGTGACCTAAGCAGATCTGGCAGCTCGCTGCTGAAGCGGATGCTGCTTCTTCCAGCTACACACTCCCGCTATTTCCTGTGCATCACCTCTGGCTCTCACCTGAGCCCTTGGTGAGACAATTCAGATCAATAAACTGGCAGAGAATCAGAAAGAA
Protein-coding sequences here:
- the OTULINL gene encoding inactive ubiquitin thioesterase OTULINL: MWQKVKLQLMLSMSFLVAVFWYCRRLYSFLAQLLKRWSNYLRRKLIRNLSVLTEVDLLGYSAREWKGETKQAKHMREAYEELFWSYHIKYLRQVRRDNYCVLRAVLFQIFSQGIPFPSWMKEKDILKLPEKLLYSQGCNWIQQYSFGPERYTGPNAFGKLRKCMETLKTNWTEISATKDHEERGNLCNTLFSDESKEHKLYEAIKFIMLYEVVEAYEQIKNREEPMHNLFSLLLARDSSSDPLSFMMNHLNSIGDSICLDQVELFLLGYLLEVKIRVYRLHRFNTEEFQVNYPDEYRREWNEISLLTEDDRYYHIPLFRM